Proteins encoded within one genomic window of bacterium:
- a CDS encoding ABC transporter permease — protein sequence MPRADTLKMNTFERIGDWLLEKTHAVGGMFIFYGRTVARIARRRPRGKLVYDQMMRLGVESIGVVTMTALFTGMVIALQSVNSLKVFGAEAYVGGMVSVLFARELGPVLTAIMLAGRVGAAMAAELGTMRVTEQIDALETLASDPFRYLVAPRIIAMAVMAPALTALAMGVAQVGSFFVCTVLADVDPGVYIAELDAFSNVWDIVSGLIKAFAFGQVLTLISCYYGFSTFGGAEGVGRSTTNAVVVSAVNILIVDVLLTTLFFIAFD from the coding sequence GTGCCGCGAGCTGACACATTGAAGATGAACACCTTCGAGCGCATCGGCGACTGGCTGCTGGAGAAGACCCATGCCGTGGGGGGCATGTTCATCTTCTACGGCCGGACCGTGGCCCGCATCGCCCGGCGGCGGCCCCGGGGCAAGCTCGTCTACGATCAGATGATGCGCCTCGGGGTGGAGTCCATCGGCGTGGTGACCATGACCGCGCTCTTCACCGGGATGGTCATCGCGCTCCAGTCGGTGAACTCGCTCAAGGTCTTCGGAGCCGAGGCGTACGTGGGCGGCATGGTGTCGGTCCTCTTCGCCCGGGAGCTGGGGCCGGTGCTCACGGCCATCATGCTCGCCGGCCGCGTGGGGGCGGCCATGGCCGCCGAGCTCGGCACCATGCGCGTCACCGAGCAGATAGACGCCCTGGAGACCCTGGCCAGCGACCCCTTCCGCTACCTCGTGGCCCCCAGAATCATCGCCATGGCCGTCATGGCGCCGGCGCTCACCGCCCTGGCCATGGGCGTGGCCCAGGTGGGCTCCTTTTTCGTCTGCACCGTCCTGGCCGACGTGGACCCCGGCGTCTACATCGCCGAGCTCGACGCCTTCTCCAACGTCTGGGACATCGTCAGCGGCCTCATCAAGGCCTTCGCCTTCGGCCAGGTCCTCACGCTCATCAGTTGCTACTACGGCTTCTCGACCTTCGGCGGGGCCGAGGGGGTCGGCCGGTCCACCACCAACGCCGTCGTCGTCAGCGCCGTGAACATCCTCATCGTGGACGTGCTCTTGACCACGCTCTTCTTCATCGCCTTCGATTAG
- a CDS encoding ABC transporter ATP-binding protein — MDPETVIRTRNLRKSFGETVVLEGVDLDIHRGESIAIIGRSGVGKSVLLKHVLGLLQPTEGDVWCLGIRVNGASLAELHEIRSRAGYVFQFAALFDSLNIRENVGFFLDNHTDTPPDEVDRIVDEKLAQVGLPETAHLMPAELSGGMKKRAGLARALVGEPQIILYDEPTSGLDPITAAAINDLINETKDLTRATTVIITHDMASAYKTADRIAMLHEGRIIFDGTAEEVRATENPYVQQFIQGRARGPINPLFK; from the coding sequence TTGGACCCCGAGACGGTCATCCGGACCCGTAACCTTCGCAAGAGCTTCGGCGAGACGGTGGTGCTCGAGGGGGTGGACCTGGATATCCACCGCGGGGAGTCCATCGCCATCATCGGGCGCTCCGGCGTGGGCAAGAGCGTGCTCTTGAAGCACGTGCTGGGCCTCCTGCAGCCGACCGAGGGGGACGTGTGGTGCCTGGGAATCCGGGTGAACGGGGCCAGCCTCGCCGAACTGCACGAGATACGCTCCCGGGCGGGCTACGTCTTCCAGTTCGCCGCCCTGTTCGATTCGCTGAACATCCGCGAGAACGTGGGCTTCTTTCTGGACAACCACACCGACACCCCGCCCGACGAGGTGGACCGCATCGTGGACGAAAAGCTGGCGCAGGTGGGCCTCCCGGAGACGGCGCACCTGATGCCGGCGGAGCTCTCCGGGGGGATGAAGAAGCGGGCGGGGCTGGCGCGAGCCCTGGTGGGCGAGCCCCAGATAATCCTCTACGACGAGCCCACCTCGGGCCTCGACCCCATCACCGCCGCCGCCATAAACGATCTCATCAACGAGACCAAGGACCTGACCCGGGCGACCACGGTCATCATCACCCACGACATGGCCTCGGCCTACAAGACCGCCGACCGCATCGCCATGCTGCACGAGGGGAGGATAATCTTCGACGGCACGGCCGAGGAGGTCCGCGCCACCGAGAATCCCTACGTGCAGCAGTTCATCCAGGGCCGCGCCCGGGGGCCCATAAACCCCCTGTTCAAGTGA